A DNA window from Mucilaginibacter xinganensis contains the following coding sequences:
- a CDS encoding FecR family protein produces MDNEEIKPLLVKYITGEADPADIVQVKEWINAHPENEQYFAQLYETWHNMLYVQPQVNKDNAFQQFLPAPAKRYVQLVKWGKVAAVAALFVALSAALFNRYTSNTGKIKQIAVSKGAVKKVVLSDGTLVWLNAGSKLNYNADFGKMTRTVFLEGEAFFDIAPGKKTIPFIVNTQNYTIRDIGTKFNLKAYPNDPFFETTVVKGEVAVEGNINGNARENNRIYVKPRQVLRIYYRPETDNYKPDVQNSKIYNEIQVLQVDSAKLSLYDGWKENLLVFDGNTLEEISKILERRYDVRIRLDDESLKSIRYSGSFKNVAGINKVLDIIKANTAIDYSINGNTVNITKN; encoded by the coding sequence ATGGACAACGAAGAAATAAAACCTTTACTAGTAAAATATATTACCGGCGAAGCTGACCCGGCGGATATTGTACAGGTTAAGGAATGGATAAATGCACACCCGGAGAACGAACAGTATTTTGCCCAGCTTTATGAAACCTGGCATAATATGCTTTACGTGCAGCCACAGGTTAATAAGGATAATGCTTTTCAACAATTTTTGCCGGCCCCGGCAAAAAGATACGTGCAGCTTGTTAAATGGGGCAAGGTTGCCGCTGTTGCAGCTTTATTTGTTGCGCTATCTGCCGCGCTGTTTAACCGGTACACCAGCAATACCGGCAAAATAAAACAAATAGCGGTTAGCAAAGGTGCCGTAAAAAAAGTTGTTTTAAGCGACGGGACGCTGGTTTGGCTGAATGCGGGCAGCAAGCTTAATTATAACGCCGATTTTGGCAAAATGACCCGTACGGTTTTCCTGGAGGGCGAAGCATTTTTTGATATTGCACCCGGCAAAAAAACTATCCCCTTTATAGTGAATACCCAAAATTACACTATAAGGGATATCGGCACAAAGTTTAACCTGAAAGCTTATCCTAATGACCCGTTTTTTGAAACTACTGTAGTAAAAGGCGAGGTGGCTGTTGAAGGAAACATAAATGGGAACGCCCGCGAAAATAACAGGATATATGTTAAACCACGCCAGGTGCTGCGCATTTATTACCGGCCCGAAACTGACAATTATAAACCCGACGTACAAAATTCAAAAATTTATAATGAGATCCAGGTTTTACAGGTTGATTCGGCGAAGCTGAGCCTGTATGATGGCTGGAAAGAAAACCTGCTGGTTTTTGATGGCAACACGCTGGAAGAAATTTCGAAAATATTGGAGCGCCGCTACGATGTGAGGATCCGGCTGGATGATGAGAGTCTGAAAAGCATCCGCTACTCAGGCAGCTTTAAAAACGTGGCTGGCATAAACAAGGTGCTTGATATTATTAAGGCCAATACCGCAATTGATTATTCAATAAACGGCAATACTGTAAACATAACTAAAAACTAA
- a CDS encoding TonB-dependent receptor → MKLVTVLLLTGIMQIHAAAYSQNVYNFNVNNISVKQMFKQIEKSSKYTVFYRLDQVNLDQKINVEVQDAPIESVMKQVLQKQPLTFQVVDDIIIIKPADGKAIVAATVTGTVTDATGGPLPGVNVRLRGSSLGTITGIDGKYSLTLPEASGVLEFSFLGFTTQEVQINGQTTINVKMTEEAKALSEVVVVGYTTQKKKDLTGAVSVVNVKDLNKTASSSVNSQLQGQASGVTVTGSGQPGEEPQVHIRGFNTFGDNTPLYIVDGVETFDVSTLNPNDVESFQVLKDASSASIYGARAANGVVIITTKKGKGKVSIQYDAYYGTQIPKGGNVWHTLSPQEMANLKKIAQTNSGITNFQDDQYNPDGTGSTYTLPDYITPAGAKDGDPAVDPSLYYVNPNYTSPDDFNNFYRITRANKTGTDWYHELFKNAPITSHNLTLSGSTDQASYLFSLNYFNQRGTLIDTYQKRYTLRSNTSFNVTKHIRVGENLAYSITQNPKVSKNNPDGVIAMAIREQPIIPVYDIKGNYAGSYGSGLGDANNPVAIQQRSAVNGSVDYRLLGNMFAEADIIKGLTLRTSFGGTLGNGNDHYFNYPTYENVENSQINSYGEDSYSNYSFNWTNTLTFQKNFGKHNLKIVAGTESVQDNGNGLGGSRQGYYTFDPNYVNLSTGSTAKDNYSYRGAAHTLFSEFARADYAFDDKYLFNATIRRDGDSNFSEAHKYGYFPAVSAGWRISQENFMKDIKWLTDLKLRGGWGIMGNSRNLSASNAYTTFSTDVGQSYYPLNGGHELVPGFYQAQIANPDAVWEKDVNSNVGIDATLFDGKISITADYYRKDINDLLFNAPQLGTAGNGSVPAANVGKMKTDGLDMSIAGNFKANKDLSFNSTFTLTTYSNKILRVSDGATYFDGDIGRRFDTNINRNQVGHSLGEFYGYQVEGFWNTQSEIDAADAGAKKVTGDANAVYQTDTKVGRFRFKDVNGDGMITDADRTFIGNPNPKVTMGLNLGTTYKNFDVSVFLYASLGNKVWNNVKYWTDFYSSFETAKSHTALYDSWTPTHMNAKAPIQELDASFSSGSEPSSYFVENGSYLRLRNAQIGYTFALPGLKKAGIQKLRAYVSATNLFTITGYSGIDPELSGGATNFGIDEGTYASPKTLLFGINVSL, encoded by the coding sequence ATGAAGCTTGTAACTGTTCTGCTCTTAACGGGTATAATGCAAATACATGCTGCCGCTTATTCGCAAAATGTTTACAACTTTAATGTAAATAACATATCTGTTAAACAGATGTTTAAGCAGATAGAAAAGAGTAGCAAGTACACGGTTTTTTACCGGCTTGACCAGGTTAATCTTGATCAGAAAATCAATGTGGAGGTACAGGACGCGCCAATTGAGTCCGTAATGAAACAAGTGCTCCAAAAACAGCCGCTTACTTTTCAGGTGGTTGATGACATCATTATTATTAAACCGGCTGATGGTAAGGCCATTGTTGCCGCCACCGTAACCGGGACAGTTACCGATGCAACCGGTGGCCCGCTGCCGGGGGTAAATGTTAGGTTAAGAGGCAGTTCATTGGGTACCATAACCGGTATTGATGGTAAATATAGCCTTACCCTGCCCGAAGCAAGCGGGGTGCTTGAATTTTCTTTTTTGGGCTTTACTACCCAGGAGGTGCAAATTAACGGGCAAACTACTATCAATGTAAAAATGACAGAAGAGGCGAAGGCGCTGAGCGAGGTTGTTGTTGTAGGCTATACTACACAAAAGAAAAAGGACCTTACCGGTGCGGTATCTGTTGTTAATGTTAAGGATCTTAACAAAACGGCGTCGTCATCTGTAAACAGCCAGCTGCAGGGGCAGGCATCAGGGGTTACGGTTACCGGATCGGGCCAGCCCGGCGAAGAGCCGCAGGTACACATTCGCGGGTTTAACACTTTTGGCGACAACACACCATTATATATTGTAGATGGGGTGGAAACATTTGATGTGAGCACCTTAAACCCCAATGATGTTGAGTCGTTCCAGGTTTTAAAGGATGCCAGCTCGGCATCCATATACGGGGCCAGGGCTGCCAATGGTGTTGTTATTATTACCACCAAAAAAGGCAAGGGCAAAGTAAGCATCCAGTACGATGCCTATTACGGCACTCAAATACCGAAAGGCGGGAATGTATGGCATACCCTTAGCCCGCAGGAAATGGCAAACCTTAAAAAGATAGCACAAACCAATTCAGGGATCACCAACTTTCAGGACGATCAGTACAACCCGGATGGAACAGGATCAACCTATACACTGCCTGATTATATAACACCGGCCGGGGCAAAAGATGGCGACCCGGCTGTTGATCCCTCGTTATATTACGTAAACCCAAACTATACATCGCCTGATGATTTTAACAACTTTTACCGGATAACCAGGGCCAATAAAACCGGTACAGACTGGTATCACGAATTGTTTAAAAATGCGCCTATCACCAGCCATAACTTAACATTAAGCGGCAGCACTGACCAAGCCAGCTACTTGTTTTCGCTTAATTATTTTAACCAGCGCGGAACCCTGATAGACACTTACCAGAAAAGATACACGCTGCGCTCAAACACCAGTTTTAACGTAACCAAGCATATAAGGGTGGGCGAAAACCTGGCGTATTCAATAACTCAAAATCCGAAAGTGTCAAAAAATAATCCTGACGGGGTTATTGCTATGGCTATAAGGGAGCAACCGATTATACCGGTTTATGATATTAAGGGAAACTATGCAGGCAGCTACGGCTCGGGTTTGGGTGATGCCAACAACCCGGTAGCTATTCAGCAGCGCTCGGCTGTAAATGGGTCTGTAGATTATCGTTTGCTGGGAAATATGTTTGCCGAGGCGGATATTATTAAAGGGCTTACCCTGCGCACCAGCTTTGGCGGTACCCTGGGTAATGGTAACGATCATTACTTTAACTATCCCACCTATGAAAACGTTGAAAACTCGCAGATAAACAGCTACGGCGAAGATTCATACAGTAACTACAGCTTTAACTGGACCAATACGTTAACCTTTCAGAAAAATTTCGGGAAGCACAATCTGAAGATTGTTGCAGGTACAGAATCGGTACAGGACAACGGCAACGGATTGGGCGGCAGCAGGCAGGGTTATTACACTTTTGACCCCAACTATGTAAACCTTTCAACCGGGTCAACCGCAAAAGATAACTACAGCTACCGGGGTGCGGCGCACACACTGTTTTCGGAATTTGCCCGCGCTGATTATGCCTTTGACGATAAATACCTGTTTAACGCAACTATCCGCCGCGATGGCGACTCTAATTTTTCAGAGGCCCACAAATACGGGTATTTTCCGGCAGTAAGCGCAGGCTGGCGCATCTCGCAGGAGAACTTTATGAAAGATATAAAGTGGCTTACTGATTTAAAGCTGAGGGGCGGCTGGGGCATTATGGGTAACTCAAGGAACCTGAGCGCATCCAATGCTTACACTACTTTTAGTACCGATGTTGGCCAGTCGTACTACCCGTTAAACGGCGGGCACGAACTGGTACCCGGTTTTTATCAGGCGCAAATTGCTAACCCTGATGCCGTATGGGAAAAAGATGTTAACAGTAATGTGGGTATAGACGCCACCTTGTTTGACGGCAAAATATCTATTACTGCCGATTATTACCGTAAAGATATTAACGACCTGCTGTTTAACGCTCCGCAACTGGGCACCGCCGGCAACGGATCTGTACCGGCTGCAAACGTTGGTAAAATGAAAACCGATGGGCTGGATATGTCAATAGCAGGAAACTTTAAGGCGAATAAAGATTTGAGCTTTAATTCAACCTTTACGCTAACTACCTATAGCAATAAGATTTTAAGAGTTTCAGACGGGGCCACCTATTTTGACGGCGACATAGGCAGGCGGTTTGATACTAATATAAACCGAAACCAGGTTGGCCACTCGTTAGGTGAGTTTTACGGTTACCAGGTTGAGGGTTTCTGGAACACTCAAAGTGAAATTGACGCAGCGGATGCAGGGGCAAAAAAAGTAACCGGCGATGCTAACGCGGTGTATCAAACAGATACCAAGGTGGGCCGCTTCCGCTTTAAAGATGTGAACGGCGATGGGATGATTACCGATGCCGACCGCACATTTATAGGTAACCCGAACCCTAAGGTTACCATGGGCCTAAACCTGGGCACCACTTATAAAAACTTTGACGTAAGTGTGTTCCTGTATGCATCATTAGGAAATAAAGTATGGAACAACGTTAAGTACTGGACAGATTTTTACTCGTCGTTTGAAACCGCGAAAAGCCATACTGCACTATATGATTCATGGACCCCAACCCACATGAACGCAAAGGCCCCGATCCAGGAGCTTGATGCATCGTTCAGCAGTGGTTCTGAGCCAAGTTCCTACTTCGTTGAAAATGGTTCATACCTGCGTTTACGCAACGCGCAGATAGGTTACACTTTTGCGTTGCCGGGTCTGAAAAAAGCAGGGATTCAAAAATTGAGGGCTTATGTATCAGCCACTAACCTGTTCACCATAACCGGGTACAGCGGTATTGATCCTGAACTTAGCGGCGGTGCCACCAACTTTGGCATTGACGAGGGTACCTACGCCAGCCCAAAGACATTATTATTCGGAATAAATGTTTCATTATAA
- a CDS encoding RagB/SusD family nutrient uptake outer membrane protein, with translation MKAKKYFTLTLLCVLSLAACKKSYLEKPITGALEPQFLETVDGANELLVGAYAALDGQQGGDASFGGGGSWEASPDNWIYGGVAGGDANKGSVAGDQTPIEGIMKYISDASNGFFDSKWRADYEGISRTNNTLKDIAKIPDLADDVKKNLTGQAKFLRAHYYFDLKKMFNNVPYLDETTTNVNLPNNTDIWPKIEADFQYAYANLPNTQTAAGRANKWAAGAYLAKTYLYEHKYAEAKAVFDAVIAQGVTANGKKYALNLHFHDNFNTSTNNSAESVFAVQAAANSDPAGPSNANDGDMLNFPYGNSSPFSCCGFYQPSIDLANHFRTNPATGLPYLDDYNSHALKTDMNLSSAADFTPDAGTIDPRLDWTAGRRGIPYLDWGLHPGSDWIRDQSYAGPYSPIKNVYGQAEQSVNGDNSSWAPGSGINVNIIRFADVLLMAAEAEVQAGTLDKAEQYVNMVRNRAANPVGWVHKYTDDGDPTGGFSEEPAANYKVSPYPAGNFAGGGKDYALKAIYFERKIELAMEGHRFFDLVRWGIADTELNAYITFQGTQTNDVRGGKFLKGKNEYFPIPQREIDLSATSGTAVLKQNPGYH, from the coding sequence ATGAAAGCAAAAAAATATTTTACCCTAACGCTGCTATGCGTATTATCGCTGGCGGCATGTAAAAAATCATATCTTGAAAAGCCGATAACCGGTGCACTGGAACCCCAGTTTCTGGAAACAGTTGACGGTGCCAATGAATTGCTTGTAGGTGCGTATGCTGCATTAGACGGGCAACAGGGCGGCGACGCATCTTTTGGCGGCGGCGGCTCGTGGGAAGCATCGCCCGATAACTGGATCTATGGCGGCGTAGCGGGCGGGGATGCCAATAAAGGCAGTGTTGCCGGCGACCAAACCCCTATTGAAGGGATCATGAAATATATTTCAGATGCCAGCAATGGATTTTTTGACAGCAAATGGCGGGCCGATTATGAAGGCATTTCGCGTACCAATAATACCCTGAAGGACATAGCGAAAATACCTGACCTTGCTGACGATGTGAAGAAAAATCTTACCGGCCAGGCCAAATTTTTGCGGGCGCACTATTATTTTGATCTTAAAAAGATGTTTAATAACGTGCCTTATCTTGATGAAACCACCACCAATGTTAATTTGCCCAATAACACCGATATATGGCCAAAAATTGAAGCCGATTTTCAGTATGCCTATGCAAACCTGCCCAACACCCAAACAGCGGCAGGCCGCGCCAATAAATGGGCCGCAGGGGCGTACCTTGCTAAAACCTATTTGTACGAACACAAATATGCCGAGGCCAAAGCTGTTTTTGATGCGGTGATAGCCCAGGGTGTAACCGCAAACGGTAAGAAATATGCGCTGAACCTTCACTTTCACGATAACTTCAATACCTCAACCAATAACAGCGCCGAATCAGTATTTGCCGTGCAGGCCGCAGCAAATTCAGATCCGGCAGGCCCCTCAAATGCCAATGACGGCGATATGCTGAATTTTCCCTACGGCAACAGCAGCCCGTTTAGTTGCTGTGGTTTTTACCAGCCGTCAATTGACCTGGCCAACCATTTTCGCACCAATCCGGCTACAGGTTTACCTTACCTTGATGACTATAACAGCCATGCGTTAAAAACGGATATGAATTTATCGTCGGCAGCTGATTTTACCCCCGATGCAGGAACCATTGACCCAAGGCTTGACTGGACCGCCGGCCGCCGTGGCATTCCTTACCTTGACTGGGGGTTACACCCCGGCAGCGACTGGATAAGAGATCAATCATACGCAGGCCCTTACTCGCCCATAAAAAATGTTTACGGGCAGGCGGAGCAGAGTGTTAACGGCGATAATTCAAGCTGGGCACCTGGTTCGGGTATTAATGTTAACATTATCCGCTTTGCTGATGTGCTGCTGATGGCAGCAGAAGCTGAAGTACAGGCGGGTACGCTTGACAAAGCCGAGCAATATGTAAACATGGTGCGCAACAGGGCTGCTAACCCTGTTGGATGGGTACATAAATATACCGACGACGGCGACCCAACCGGGGGATTTAGCGAAGAGCCCGCCGCAAACTACAAAGTAAGTCCTTATCCTGCCGGAAACTTTGCCGGGGGCGGTAAAGATTATGCGTTGAAAGCCATTTATTTTGAACGTAAAATTGAACTTGCCATGGAAGGTCACCGGTTTTTTGACTTGGTACGCTGGGGAATTGCCGATACCGAACTAAATGCTTATATCACTTTTCAGGGCACACAAACCAATGATGTTAGAGGCGGTAAGTTTTTAAAGGGTAAAAACGAATATTTCCCGATTCCGCAACGCGAGATTGATTTAAGTGCAACCAGCGGTACTGCTGTACTTAAACAAAATCCGGGATATCATTAA
- a CDS encoding acyltransferase family protein, whose product MTHLPSRFLSLDVFRGMTLCFMIIVNNPGGSVSFSPLEHAVWHGFTPTDLVFPSFLFAVGNAMSFSMKRYAELGNAAVLSKIFKRTVLIFLIGYLMYWFPFFVNKGGHFSLSPIADTRIMGVLQRIALCYCFASLMIHFLSKQTVFILSGLFLTGYWLILLVYGDPADPLSITGNVGLFLDKFVLGESHMYHGEHIAFDPEGILSTLPAIVNVVVGYYAGKYIQQKGKGYEAISKLLLTGCLFIFLALCWNMVFPINKKLWTSSFVLITTGLDLVILSFLVYSLEINHWNKWNWTRFFTIFGKNPLPIYVLSEILGFFLGFIIIRPGLDIAAWSNTAVYQVIAPGAVGSLLFALTYMFICWLAAWVLDKRKIYIRV is encoded by the coding sequence ATGACCCATCTACCGTCACGGTTTTTATCGCTTGATGTGTTTCGTGGTATGACCTTGTGTTTCATGATCATAGTAAACAATCCCGGCGGCAGCGTTTCTTTTTCGCCCCTTGAGCATGCCGTATGGCACGGCTTTACCCCTACCGATTTAGTGTTTCCGTCGTTTTTATTTGCGGTTGGCAACGCCATGAGCTTTTCAATGAAACGCTATGCTGAGTTGGGCAACGCTGCCGTTTTAAGCAAAATATTTAAACGCACTGTCCTTATTTTTTTAATAGGCTACTTAATGTACTGGTTCCCGTTCTTTGTTAACAAAGGGGGGCATTTTTCATTGTCGCCAATTGCTGATACCCGGATTATGGGGGTTTTACAGCGCATAGCCCTGTGTTATTGCTTTGCCTCGCTTATGATCCATTTTCTGTCAAAGCAAACCGTATTTATTTTATCAGGACTATTTTTAACAGGTTATTGGCTCATTCTGCTGGTGTACGGCGATCCTGCCGATCCGCTCAGTATAACAGGGAATGTGGGCCTGTTTTTAGATAAATTTGTACTTGGGGAAAGCCACATGTACCACGGCGAACACATCGCTTTTGACCCGGAAGGGATTTTGAGCACCCTGCCTGCAATAGTAAATGTAGTGGTGGGTTATTACGCGGGCAAGTATATTCAACAAAAAGGTAAAGGGTACGAGGCTATTAGTAAACTGCTGCTTACCGGCTGCCTTTTCATCTTCCTGGCCCTTTGCTGGAACATGGTATTCCCCATCAATAAAAAACTATGGACAAGTTCCTTTGTGCTGATAACCACCGGGCTTGATCTGGTGATCCTGTCGTTCCTGGTATATTCCCTGGAAATCAACCACTGGAACAAATGGAACTGGACCCGTTTTTTCACAATCTTCGGTAAAAACCCTTTGCCCATATATGTACTTTCAGAAATATTGGGCTTCTTTTTGGGGTTTATCATCATCAGGCCTGGTTTGGATATTGCGGCCTGGTCAAATACGGCCGTTTACCAGGTAATAGCTCCCGGGGCCGTTGGCTCGCTTTTATTTGCACTAACCTATATGTTTATTTGCTGGCTGGCGGCCTGGGTGCTTGATAAGCGGAAGATTTATATTAGGGTTTAG
- a CDS encoding DNA cytosine methyltransferase, whose translation MYSFVSLFSGCGGFDKGFIDQGFKCLGAYDIDPIAVEVYNQNIGEYAKVYDLSTAELPENIKGSIDIVLSGSPCQGFSTAGKRRVEDPRNKLLLVGGQIAVRLNAKYFIAENVMGSVSGEHKLYWNELEKYMIDNGYHVEFHKCDATKIGLPQSRKRIIMIAARGAKKIDIEMPLFEPVSLKDVFNNIDSAPNHDKEYLSVNSSEYKIALKIKPGQKLSNVRGGERAVHTWNIPSVFGSISQIEEQILLEIMGLRRKIRNRDFGDADPVDITTLKSRYDHDISENLKVLIAKGYLRDTGGNTIDLAHTFNGKYRRLCYTKVSPTVDTRFGNPKYFLHPEEHRAITVREAARIQGFPDSFIFKGNKAEQYRMIGNAVPPKMSHWLAAQLNKILNAANE comes from the coding sequence ATGTATTCATTTGTTAGTTTATTTTCAGGTTGCGGTGGATTTGATAAAGGTTTTATTGACCAAGGATTCAAATGTCTAGGAGCTTACGATATTGATCCAATAGCAGTTGAGGTGTACAATCAAAACATAGGAGAGTACGCAAAAGTTTACGACCTTTCGACTGCTGAGCTGCCTGAAAATATTAAAGGGTCTATTGACATTGTGTTATCAGGATCCCCTTGTCAAGGCTTTTCTACTGCGGGAAAACGCCGAGTTGAAGATCCAAGGAATAAATTACTTTTAGTTGGAGGCCAAATTGCTGTTAGACTAAATGCAAAATATTTTATTGCTGAGAATGTGATGGGTTCTGTGTCGGGTGAACATAAGCTTTATTGGAATGAGCTTGAAAAGTATATGATAGACAACGGTTACCATGTCGAATTCCATAAATGCGACGCCACAAAAATCGGACTTCCACAATCAAGGAAAAGGATTATTATGATAGCAGCTAGAGGCGCAAAAAAAATAGATATCGAAATGCCGCTATTTGAACCAGTCTCATTAAAAGATGTATTTAATAACATTGATAGTGCCCCTAATCATGACAAAGAATACTTGTCTGTAAATTCCTCAGAATATAAAATAGCTTTAAAGATAAAACCCGGCCAAAAATTAAGTAATGTACGTGGCGGAGAACGGGCTGTTCATACATGGAATATACCAAGTGTTTTCGGTTCAATAAGTCAGATTGAGGAGCAGATTTTATTAGAAATAATGGGCTTGAGAAGGAAAATTAGAAATCGGGATTTTGGGGATGCCGACCCGGTCGATATTACTACTCTTAAATCAAGGTACGATCATGACATTTCCGAAAATTTAAAGGTGCTCATTGCAAAAGGCTATTTAAGAGATACTGGTGGCAATACAATAGACCTTGCTCATACTTTTAATGGCAAGTATAGAAGATTATGTTACACAAAAGTTTCGCCAACAGTAGATACTAGGTTCGGCAATCCAAAATATTTTTTACATCCGGAAGAGCATAGAGCTATTACGGTCAGAGAAGCAGCGCGAATTCAGGGTTTTCCCGACAGCTTCATTTTTAAAGGAAATAAAGCCGAACAATATAGAATGATTGGCAACGCTGTACCCCCCAAGATGTCACATTGGTTAGCGGCTCAACTAAACAAAATACTAAATGCCGCAAATGAATGA
- a CDS encoding phosphoribosyltransferase-like protein → MPQMNDFIEKRVTEWALSDSDIREVNFRIIHLEKRLFNGYVPCKYNDSDFFIRLKNWLGNITDTNDQKALFEIIPNFFYVGDEEINSLYRSAYNIEIARWLINVVPINFRDTNNEAILNQAVIDTWFCPITDSFSINDFFKINNIPSRFDLRPDWHSLTELADPGAISKYVTNNNIKRIVMLEDFVGSGSQVASRVTFACSCLPKVEILCISLITCPVGVTTLNALVNKFGNLTVKHIVEIPAEYLINKAISIDEPIIYTKIRELADRSYLTVTNGISPGPKKPYYPLGYKETGGLIILNTNVPDNSLPLIHHTSNTWAPLFKRITRV, encoded by the coding sequence ATGCCGCAAATGAATGATTTTATAGAAAAAAGAGTTACCGAATGGGCGTTATCGGATTCGGACATAAGGGAAGTTAATTTCCGTATAATCCATTTGGAAAAACGATTGTTTAATGGCTATGTACCGTGTAAGTACAATGACTCCGATTTTTTTATCCGATTAAAAAATTGGCTGGGCAATATTACCGACACAAATGACCAAAAAGCGCTTTTTGAAATAATCCCGAATTTTTTTTATGTAGGAGATGAAGAAATAAATTCACTTTATCGGTCCGCTTATAATATTGAAATTGCAAGATGGCTCATAAACGTTGTTCCGATTAATTTTCGCGACACAAACAACGAGGCCATTTTAAATCAGGCGGTAATTGACACTTGGTTTTGTCCTATCACCGACAGCTTCTCAATAAATGACTTTTTCAAAATAAACAATATTCCCTCCAGATTTGACTTACGGCCTGATTGGCATTCTTTAACGGAATTGGCCGACCCCGGCGCAATAAGTAAATACGTTACCAATAATAATATTAAACGTATCGTTATGTTGGAAGATTTTGTGGGTAGTGGAAGTCAGGTGGCAAGTAGAGTTACATTTGCTTGTAGCTGCCTGCCTAAAGTTGAAATATTGTGTATTTCGTTAATTACCTGCCCCGTAGGAGTTACTACCCTGAATGCTCTTGTAAACAAATTTGGAAATTTAACAGTAAAGCATATTGTCGAAATTCCAGCAGAATATTTAATTAACAAAGCAATATCAATTGATGAACCAATAATTTACACAAAAATAAGAGAACTCGCTGATCGCAGTTATTTAACTGTTACTAATGGGATATCGCCGGGACCGAAAAAACCATATTATCCACTTGGATATAAAGAAACTGGAGGCTTAATTATTTTGAATACCAATGTCCCTGACAACAGTTTACCATTAATACATCACACATCAAATACATGGGCTCCATTATTTAAAAGAATCACAAGAGTTTGA